A single window of Coffea eugenioides isolate CCC68of chromosome 7, Ceug_1.0, whole genome shotgun sequence DNA harbors:
- the LOC113778041 gene encoding transcription factor MYB20: MGRQPCCDKVGLKKGPWTADEDKKLISFILTNGQCCWRAVPKLAGLLRCGKSCRLRWTNYLRPDLKRGLLSEYEEKMVIDLHAQLGNRWSKIASHLPGRTDNEIKNHWNTHIKKKLKKMGIDPVTHKPLPPSTTITADQPPQEEQPENNLDSDQQAKKGPPPFSNSASDTIPEIAQQNREAETSMQSTLTEAKEEDDKSNNHSQSPIDSSPMEVNNGFCIDEVPLIEPDAILVPYPNSSSTPSSSSSSSSSSCSYDRSSNNYNAFDHHQEMLPTMDYCWQLSSSSASSCDYYYDTNNMNMDFWDDDFISNWDMLLNDNSDRNNVAAVLGVEPSLVQYPPEMVQLDEDSWNFYHL; the protein is encoded by the exons ATGGGAAGGCAACCTTGCTGTGACAAAGTTGGCCTAAAGAAAGGGCCGTGGACTGCTGATGAAGACAAGAAACTCATCAGTTTCATTCTTACCAATGGCCAATGCTGCTGGAGAGCTGTCCCAAAACTTGCAG GACTCTTGAGATGCGGAAAGAGCTGCAGATTGAGATGGACTAACTATCTCAGACCAGACTTGAAGAGGGGGTTATTGTCAGAATATGAAGAGAAGATGGTCATTGATCTTCATGCTCAGCTTGGCAACAG GTGGTCCAAGATTGCTTCTCATCTCCCTGGAAGAACTGATAATGAGATCAAGAATCACTGGAATACTCACATAAAGAAAAAGCTGAAGAAAATGGGGATTGATCCTGTGACTCACAAGCCACTGCCCCCGTCAACAACTATTACTGCTGATCAACCACCCCAAGAGGAGCAGCCAGAGAATAATCTTGATTCTGATCAACAAGCCAAAAAAGGCCCGCCGCCTTTCTCAAATAGTGCTTCTGATACAATCCCAGAAATAGCTCAGCAAAATAGAGAAGCAGAGACTTCAATGCAGTCAACTTTAACAGAGGCAAAAGAAGAAGATGACAAAAGCAATAATCATTCTCAAAGTCCAATTGACTCCTCCCCCATGGAAGTCAACAATGGCTTCTGCATAGATGAAGTTCCCTTGATTGAACCTGATGCAATATTAGTACCGTATCCAAATTCTTCATCAACCCCTTCTTCATCgtcgtcatcatcatcatcttcttgtTCTTATGACCGCAGCTCGAATAATTACAATGCATTCGATCATCATCAAGAGATGTTGCCGACAATGGACTACTGCTGGCAGTTGTCATCATCATCAGCATCGTCATGTGACTACTACTATGACACAAACAACATGAACATGGATTTCTGGGATGATGACTTCATCAGCAATTGGGATATGCTACTTAATGATAATAGTGACAGAAATAATGTAGCTGCTGTTCTTGGAGTTGAACCTTCCCTGGTCCAGTACCCTCCAGAAATGGTCCAATTGGATGAAGATTCTTGGAATTTTTATCACTTGTGA
- the LOC113777871 gene encoding ADP-ribosylation factor-like protein 8c — translation MGLWDSFLNWLRSLFFKQEMELSLIGLQNAGKTSLVNAVATGGYSEDMIPTVGFNMRKVTKGNVTIKLWDLGGQRRFRTMWERYCRGVSAILYVVDAADRDSVPIARSELHDLLKKPSLSGIPLLVLGNKIDKSEALSKQALVDQLGLDSITDREVCCYMISCKDTINIDVVIDWLIKHSKTVS, via the exons ATGGGTTTGTGGGATTCCTTCCTCAATTGGCTTCGAAG CCTATTCTTCAAACAGGAAATGGAACTTTCCCTCATTGGCCTCCAAAATGCGGGGAAGACATCTCTTGTCAATGCTGTTGCT acTGGGGGCTACAGCGAGGACATGATTCCAACT GTTGGTTTTAACATGCGTAAAGTGACAAAAGGGAATGTAACCATAAAACTCTGGGACCTTGGAGGGCAACGCAGATTTCGCACCATGTGGGAGCGTTATTGTCGTGGTGTCTCTGCAATACT ATATGTCGTTGATGCTGCTGATCGAGACAGCGTTCCTATAGCTCGAAGTGAGCTTCATGACCTCTTGAAGAAACCTTCACTCAGTGGGATCCCATTGCTTGTTCTTGGGAATAAAATTGACAAGTCAGAGGCCCTTTCAAAACAAGCATTGGTGGATCAATT GGGTCTTGATTCGATCACGGATAGAGAAGTCTGCTGCTATATGATCTCTTGCAAGGATACAATAAATATCGACGTAGTCATTGATTGGCTTATTAAGCATTCAAAAACAGTGAGTTGA
- the LOC113776817 gene encoding uncharacterized protein LOC113776817, which produces MSRRSPKPIPRCSCGLTAMVKTSWTNWNPARRFVVCTLGEDEGCGFWEWYDPTMCERSTQVIPGLLRRMNRMESNMEELETSARRWENKAQKLELKVAKLEGEVKKHKTREHYLKRALLGTWAFILLYCFCCYLKTVIKSDHMLAIKG; this is translated from the exons ATGTCGAGACGCTCTCCTAAACCCATACCTAGATGCTCCTGCGGATTAACAGCAATGGTGAAGACCTCATGGACAAATTGGAACCCAGCAAGAAGATTTGTGGTCTGCACTTTAGGAGAG GATGAGGGATGTGGTTTTTGGGAATGGTATGATCCAACAATGTGCGAAAGATCAACTCAAGTGATTCCTGGTTTGCTGCGAAGAATGAATAGAATGGAAAGTAATATGGAGGAATTAGAAACTTCAGCAAGAAGATGGGAAAATAAAGCTCAAAAATTGGAACTTAAAGTTGCAAAATTGGAGGGTGAAGTGAAAAAGCACAAGACCAGAGAGCACTATCTCAAAAGAGCTCTTCTCGGTACATGGGCTTTTATATTGTTGTATTGTTTTTGCTGCTATCTGAAGACTGTTATTAAGAGTGACCATATGTTGGCCATCAAGGGATAG
- the LOC113778558 gene encoding probable inactive receptor kinase RLK902, with protein sequence MAAKFTCIRVITAAILLILLPATIFSDLSSDRAALLALRSALGGRSALWNVSEPNICLWAGVTCSSNHSTVIELHLPAVGLSGSVPPNTVSNLTNLQTLSMRFNSLSGPLPSDLSRLSDLRNLYLQHNFFSGPIPDSLSTLANLVRLNLADNNFSGPIPTSFENLTRLATLYLEKNNLSGPIPDLNLPGLVQFNVSNNQLTGPIPKGIAEKNPKSAFEGNPLCGQPLNDLCDNGVGHSTKKKGKGLSGGAIAGIVIGCVVGLLLIVLILLFLCRKRREKGGVRSKVEGGTKQSDVEMAREKPGEGVEKDGVGGGFAAMSAKMKEKEKGEAGGKSLVFFGKVGRGFDLEDLLKASAEVLGKGTFGTAYKAGLETGITVAVKRLRDVSVSEKEFREKIEVIGKMNHVNLVPLLAYYYSRDEKLLVYDYLPMGSLSALLHGNKGAGRTPLNWETRAAIALGAARGITYLHSQGPSISHGNIKSSNILLTTTYEARVSDFGLAQLVSPNPTPNRVAGYRAPEVTDPRKISQKADVYSFGVLLLELLTGKAPTHSLMNEEGVDLPRWVQSVVREEWTAEVFDLELLRYQSVEEDMVQLLQLAVDCTAQYPDKRPSMVEVSSRIEEIHRSSLQDPAADIIDETEEKQA encoded by the exons ATGGCTGCTAAATTTACTTGCATCAGAGTTATCACCGCCGCCATTCTCTTGATTCTCCTCCCGGCGACTATTTTCTCCGACCTTTCTTCCGATCGGGCAGCTCTTTTAGCCCTCCGCTCCGCCTTGGGCGGTCGCTCAGCTTTATGGAATGTCTCAGAACCCAATATTTGTTTGTGGGCCGGTGTTACTTGCTCCTCCAACCACTCCACCGTTATCGAGCTCCATCTCCCCGCTGTGGGACTCTCCGGCTCCGTTCCGCCCAACACAGTCTCCAATCTCACCAATTTACAAACGCTAAGCATGCGTTTCAACTCTTTATCCGGTCCTCTGCCTTCTGATCTCAGCAGACTATCTGATCTTCGGAACCTTTATCTTCAGCACAATTTCTTTAGTGGGCCGATTCCTGATTCTCTCTCCACTCTAGCTAATCTTGTTCGGTTAAATCTTGCTGACAATAACTTTTCAGGGCCTATTCCGacttcttttgaaaatttgactCGTTTGGCGACTCTTTACCTGGAAAAAAATAATCTTTCAGGGCCAATTCCTGATTTGAATTTACCTGGTTTAGTTCAGTTTAATGTGTCTAACAATCAGTTAACTGGTCCTATACCAAAAGGGATTGCGGAAAAGAATCCCAAGAGTGCATTTGAGGGGAATCCGCTTTGCGGGCAGCCCCTGAATGATCTTTGTGATAATGGGGTAGGACATTCGACTAAGAAGAAAGGGAAAGGTTTATCAGGGGGTGCAATTGCTGGGATTGTGATCGGTTGTGTGGTTGGACTGTTGCTAATTGTTTTGATCTTGTTGTTTTTGTGTAGAAAGAGGCGTGAAAAAGGTGGGGTTCGATCCAAGGTTGAAGGTGGGACGAAGCAGAGTGACGTTGAGATGGCGCGCGAAAAACCAGGAGAGGGTGTAGAGAAAGATGGAGTGGGAGGTGGATTCGCGGCGATGAGTGCCAAAAtgaaggagaaggagaagggGGAGGCTGGAGGGAAGAGCTTGGTGTTCTTTGGGAAAGTTGGGAGGGGATTTGATTTGGAGGATTTATTAAAGGCATCTGCTGAGGTTTTGGGGAAGGGAACATTTGGGACGGCATATAAGGCAGGGTTAGAGACAGGGATTACAGTGGCTGTGAAGAGGTTGAGGGATGTGAGTGTGAGTGAGAAGGAATTCAGGGAGAAGATCGAGGTAATAGGGAAGATGAATCATGTAAATTTGGTGCCTTTGCTGGCTTATTACTATAGCAGGGATGAGAAGCTTCTTGTTTATGATTACTTGCCAATGGGAAGCTTGTCTGCACTTTTACATG GCAATAAAGGAGCTGGTAGAACACCATTAAATTGGGAAACAAGGGCCGCCATTGCTCTTGGAGCTGCCCGAGGGATCACATACCTCCATTCTCAGGGCCCATCAATTTCACATGGCAACATCAAGTCTTCAAATATCCTCCTCACCACTACCTATGAAGCTCGTGTTTCAGATTTTGGCCTTGCTCAGCTTGTTAGTCCCAACCCTACCCCTAATCGTGTTGCTGGCTACCGGGCACCGGAAGTTACAGATCCTCGTAAAATCTCTCAGAAAGCAGATGTCTATAGTTTTGGTGTATTGCTATTGGAACTTCTGACCGGTAAGGCTCCAACTCATTCACTAATGAACGAGGAGGGCGTTGACCTCCCAAGATGGGTGCAATCAGTTGTTCGAGAAGAATGGACAGCTGAAGTCTTCGATCTTGAACTCCTAAGATATCAAAGTGTTGAGGAGGATATGGTGCAGCTCTTGCAACTTGCAGTTGACTGCACCGCTCAGTATCCTGATAAACGCCCTTCAATGGTAGAAGTCAGCAGTCGAATTGAGGAAATTCACCGTTCTAGCTTACAGGATCCAGCGGCCGACATTATCGACGAAACAGAAGAGAAGCAAGCgtag